ATAGTATCAAGAAGTTCGCCCACGAATCGTTCTGCATTCTCGATGGCTTGCTCCAATCCGTTGACGGCGGATGGATCTAGTTCTGTGAGCGATAGCTGATAACTGTGGATGCGCGAAAACGCGGTGCGCTCGTTAAGGTGCGTTTGGAAGCGCCCGATTCCGGCCGCATCAAGTCGGGCAATATTTTCCCGCTCTTCTTTTTTAATTACGCCAGTGTTGGTTCGCGTCAAAACAATCTTATGAGGGATGGCCCGGCGCAAGGTTTGTTCTTCGTCGCGGATGAGTTGGATTGCGACCGCTGCTTCGTCGGCGTCGGGCGTCTTTGCTTGCATCGGTATAATGACGAAGTCTGAGCGTGACATGGTGCGGCCCATGGTAAGAGTTGCTCGGCCTTGCACATCGATAATCACGAACTGGACGTTCGTTGACGCTTCGTCGATAACGGAGACAAGATCGCGAGGATCATCGACCGCTTTCACGATGCCAGCATATTTGCTTGGGCTGTTTTTCGCCCACTTGTAGGTGGTTTTTTGTGGGTCGGTATCAATCAGGAGCACCGAGGCTCCCTTCTGTGCTAATGTCGTTGCAACGATGAGTGCTGTTGTGGATTTCCCCGCCCCGCCTTTAGGGCTGGCC
This Elstera cyanobacteriorum DNA region includes the following protein-coding sequences:
- a CDS encoding ParA family protein: TASLSTASLSTASLSSDCDANQRLSTPFIATDWHCNDCHAYAFICMHLLVREFISMPVIAVASPKGGAGKSTTALIVATTLAQKGASVLLIDTDPQKTTYKWAKNSPSKYAGIVKAVDDPRDLVSVIDEASTNVQFVIIDVQGRATLTMGRTMSRSDFVIIPMQAKTPDADEAAVAIQLIRDEEQTLRRAIPHKIVLTRTNTGVIKKEERENIARLDAAGIGRFQTHLNERTAFSRIHSYQLSLTELDPSAVNGLEQAIENAERFVGELLDTITGANQ